A part of Antechinus flavipes isolate AdamAnt ecotype Samford, QLD, Australia chromosome 6, AdamAnt_v2, whole genome shotgun sequence genomic DNA contains:
- the LOC127540373 gene encoding coagulation factor XI-like isoform X1: protein MSSNGSPIKILHGRGGVSGYTLRLCKMENACTNKIKTKIVGGTNSVLAEWPWQISLHVTFPIQKHLCGGSIVGKQWIVTAAHCLEGLEGATTLLRVYAGIVNQSEIHRNTPFFRVQEIIIHEKYEMANHGYDIALLKVEVPINYTTLQKPICLPSKGDGKITYTNCWVTGWGYTKERGKVQDTLQKIFVPLITNEDCQMSYREHKITNKMICAGYEEGKKDACKGDSGGPLSCQQNGIWHLVGITSWGEGCARPGRPGVYTKVDEYVDWILKNTST, encoded by the exons ATGTCTTCAAATGGATCCCCAATTAAAATACTTCATGGAAGAGGAGGTGTCTCTGGCTATACATTAAGGctatgtaaaatggaaaatg CATGCACTaacaagataaaaacaaagatagtTGGAGGAACAAACTCGGTTCTTGCTGAATGGCCATGGCAGATAAGTTTGCATGTCACTTTCCCCATCCAGAAACACCTATGTGGAGGATCCATCGTTGGGAAACAGTGGATAGTAACAGCTGCCCATTGCCTTGAAGG ACTAGAGGGTGCTACTACACTTTTACGTGTCTATGCTGGCATTGTAAACCAGTCTGAGATACATAGAAATACTCCATTCTTCAGAGTTCAAGAGATAATTAttcatgaaaaatatgaaatggcaaaccatggaTATGACATCGCCTTGTTGAAAGTTGAGGTTCCGATTAATTATACCa ctCTCCAGAAACCCATATGCCTTCCTTCAAAAGGAGATGGAAAAATTACATATACCAATTGCTGGGTAACTGGTTGGGGATACACAAAAGAAAGAG GAAAAGTACAAGATACTCTTCAGAAGATTTTTGTTCCTTTGATAACAAATGAAGATTGCCAAATGAGTTATAGAGAACACAAAATAACCAATAAGATGATATGTGCTGGttatgaagaagggaagaaagatgcTTGCAAG GGAGATTCTGGAGGCCCCCTATCTTGTCAGCAAAATGGCATCTGGCATTTGGTGGGTATAACCAGTTGGGGGGAAGGCTGTGCTCGTCCAGGACGCCCTGGTGTTTATACCAAAGTGGATGAATATGTGGATTGGATTCTAAAAAATACTTCAACATGA
- the LOC127540373 gene encoding coagulation factor XI-like isoform X2 has protein sequence MKHLCGGSIVGKQWIVTAAHCLEGLEGATTLLRVYAGIVNQSEIHRNTPFFRVQEIIIHEKYEMANHGYDIALLKVEVPINYTTLQKPICLPSKGDGKITYTNCWVTGWGYTKERGKVQDTLQKIFVPLITNEDCQMSYREHKITNKMICAGYEEGKKDACKGDSGGPLSCQQNGIWHLVGITSWGEGCARPGRPGVYTKVDEYVDWILKNTST, from the exons atg AAACACCTATGTGGAGGATCCATCGTTGGGAAACAGTGGATAGTAACAGCTGCCCATTGCCTTGAAGG ACTAGAGGGTGCTACTACACTTTTACGTGTCTATGCTGGCATTGTAAACCAGTCTGAGATACATAGAAATACTCCATTCTTCAGAGTTCAAGAGATAATTAttcatgaaaaatatgaaatggcaaaccatggaTATGACATCGCCTTGTTGAAAGTTGAGGTTCCGATTAATTATACCa ctCTCCAGAAACCCATATGCCTTCCTTCAAAAGGAGATGGAAAAATTACATATACCAATTGCTGGGTAACTGGTTGGGGATACACAAAAGAAAGAG GAAAAGTACAAGATACTCTTCAGAAGATTTTTGTTCCTTTGATAACAAATGAAGATTGCCAAATGAGTTATAGAGAACACAAAATAACCAATAAGATGATATGTGCTGGttatgaagaagggaagaaagatgcTTGCAAG GGAGATTCTGGAGGCCCCCTATCTTGTCAGCAAAATGGCATCTGGCATTTGGTGGGTATAACCAGTTGGGGGGAAGGCTGTGCTCGTCCAGGACGCCCTGGTGTTTATACCAAAGTGGATGAATATGTGGATTGGATTCTAAAAAATACTTCAACATGA